Within Phycisphaerae bacterium, the genomic segment TTTTGGGACGTTTAAGTCTGGCCCTGAGATTTTTGCCGGCGCGTTATTTTATTTTGGCGCGCAATGCCTTTATCATACCCATAAGGACCTGCTTAGGGATGTCGGCAAGCTCTGGTTCGGGGATTTCGCTAACGGCGATGCCATCGAGGATATTTAAGCCCCTTTTGCCGGAGCGGATAAAGATACTTGAGACCCTTTCTGCCTGCTCGAGGTCGCCATCGGCCATCAGGCGCAAGTAGATGATAATATTTTTGGTCAGCTCGTTATCGCTTACTTCATATACGGGGGCGGACCTTTCGGGCGAGTCATCGAGGACATCGGCTTTTTCTTTCAGTATCTCCTGTTCAATTCTGCGAGTTTCATCTATCAGGCGTTTTTGTTCTGCGAGGTCGTTGGTATCCATAGGGGCGAGTTTGAGCTCTTCGCCGGCGTCCGAATCAGGGACGTAGACTTTGTTATGACAGGCGGGACACTTGCCCCATTTGCCTCCGGTGTTGTCCGGCGCTTCTATTTTTTTGCCGCAATGTTCGCAGTGAAATGCTATAGCCATTTGTCACCTCCGAATTATTTGTCTTTTTTATACTCTGCAATTACCTCGGTGGTTATTCCGCCTCGTGGAGTGAACCGCGAGGTAACTTTCATCCTGCGCGGCCTGGAGGAGCCGGACAGGTCATCCAGTATATCATTTGTCAGGGCTTCATAAAAGATGCCTTTGCTGCGGTAGCTTTGCATGTAGAATTTGAGGCTCTTTAGCTCGATGCAAAGTTTATCAGGGCAATATTCGATGGTAATTTCGCCGAAGTCAGGCTGGCCCGTTCGCGGGCAAACGCTGGTGAATTCGGGACATCTGATTGTTATCCAATAGTCCCTCTGCGGGCTGGGATTGTCGAACAGTTCGAGTTCGGGCTTTTTATCCATATTTATTGAACCTCGCAAAAATTCGGCAGAATTAATATAATAGATATCAATGACTTTGGCAAGGCTGAAAAATGAAAGATAAAAAAGCGGTTATTTTGCTGAGCGGCGGACTCGATTCGACTACGACTTTGGCGATAGCGCGAAGCGAGGGGTACCGATGCTACGGCCTGACCTTCCGATACGGGCAGCGGCACGGGCTTGAAATCGAAGCGGCGAAGAAGGCGGCCAAGTTTCTCGGGGTAATCGAACATCGCTGCATCGATATTGATTTGGCCCAGTTCGGCGGTTCGGCGCTGACTGATTCGGCAATCGAGGTGCCGAAGGACAGGGACGATTTGGGCAAAGAGGGCCTGATACCGCCAACATACGTGCCTGCCCGCAACACAGTATTTTTAAGTTACGCACTTGCCTGGGCTGAGGCGCTCGGTGCGTTCGATATCTTCATAGGCGTTAACGCGGTCGACTACAGCGGGTATCCGGATTGCAGAGGCAAATTTATAAGGGCTTTTGAGAAAACGGCCAATCTCGGCACGGCGGCGGCTATCGAAGGGAAGGGCAAATATAAAATTCATACGCCGATTATAAATATGACCAAAAGCGAAATCATTCTTACAGGGACAAAGTTAGGCGTTGATTATTCGCTGACACACAGCTGCTATGACCCGGATGGGCGGGGCAGTTGCGGGCGGTGCGATTCGTGCAGATTGAGGTTAAAAGGCTTTGCGGAAGCGGGCCTGAAAGACCCGATAAGATATGCAAGATAAAGCAATCCTTGCTACTATCTGCATATAGTCGCTTTTTCATCAATCAGTCCGAAAAAAACAAATCTCATAAGGTCAATTTCCCCGTTTATCCCGCCAATTAGGGCATAAAGTCGTCATCAGAGACCGCCGAAATTACTCATATATCAAATTGGGGTGAAATTTGGGCAAATACCTAAGAGAGGTCGTTTTATGCGCAGCAGTTTTGGCAGTTATCGCTGCCACTACGGTGATGTTCCATGGTACGAAGTCATCTCTGAAAGATTTTACAAAGGGCAAAAAATTCTTCAAGCAGGGAAGAACTATGATGGCTCTTTTGCATCTTAACTCCGCATCTGCGGCCGAGCCGGACAATGGGGAAATTCTTTTATATCTTGCCTCAACCTATGACAAACTCGGCAGAAAAGAAGATGTCCTGAAGACGCTCGAAGCGCTCCACGAAATCGACGGCAAAGACCTTGAAGTCAATAAATGGCTGGCGGGGGCCTACTATGGGAAAAATGAATTTGCAAAGGCAGAAAAATTATATCAGGAAAGTCTGGCCGAGAAGTACGATACCAATTCGCAAATGAAGCTCGCAGAAGTCCAGGCGTGGCAGAAAAAATACGGCAAGGCGGTAATAACGCTCGAGCAGATGATAAAGCAAAACCCGAACAATGTCAGGGCGAGAAAGCTGCTGGCTGATATTTACATTTGGAACAAAAAGTATGACAGGGCGTTCGATATTTTAACAGAGCTGCACGAAAAATATCCGCAGGACAACAGTATATCCCTGCAATACGCCATGATTTTTGTAGAGAGGAAAGATTATTCCGGGGCGGAGGAATTGTACCGGGGCATCCTCGCAAATGACAAGAACAATGCGGAAGCCAAATTATGGCTGGCAAGACTGCTGAGCTGGGAAAAAGAATACGATTCTGCTCTGAATATATACACAGAATTGATAGACGCCAATTCCGAGTGGATAACCGCAAGAAGGGAAAAGGCAAGAGTTCTGGGCTGGGCGCGCAGATATGAGGAGGCAATCGCGGAATACAAAAAGGCCGTTGAAGCGGACGAATCCATCCCCGCGACAAAATATGAAATGCTTTCCAAATACAACCTTTATAATCAATTCGACAAGACGGCCATTGAAAATTACAAACACTGGCTCGATGCTGAGCCGAATAATTTAGAAGCGTCTTATGATTTGGGGCAGGTTTATGCCAAACAGATGCAATGGGACAACGCGAAAAAGATGTATCAGCTCACGCTTGACAATGACGGCGGGCACTTCAGAGCGAAACAGGCCCTTGAAAAAGTCAACATTTATTCAAATATGATGCGTCTGGAAACTGGTTTTAAGACTTTCGAGGCGGACAGCAGCGGCAGAAATATGGACAAACGGTACCGAGGTATCTTTACATCAATTAAAAAACCTTTGAATGAAAATACTTCCGTTACAATCCGGCAGGACAATATCTGGCGAAATTTTCGAGATTATAAGCAAGTCTATCAGCAGCAGTTTTCGGTCGGCGTGGACTATTCACAAAAGCCTGACTTCTGGGCGGGAGCGAATTACACGGGCAGCGTTTATCCCGAAGAAAAGGGGCTGGCGCATACTTTCGGCGGATATTTTAACTTTATGCCGGCTGACCCATTGACCGTGGGCCTATCCCATCAGCGAGAACAAATCACCGATAACAGCAGGACGTTCCTCGATAAACTTTACGCGGACAATTATAAAATCAGGGTCGATTATAAGCCGACGAGACGGCTGGCTGCGGGGACAGATTATACCTATTCGCCCTACAGCGACGGAAACAGGAAAAACGCTTATGGTCTCGATGTCGGCTATTATCTGGCACTCGAGCCAAAGAGTCTAAAAATTTCATACAAGTATGAGCAATACGGGTTCAAGGACAAAGACGGCGATTATTTTTCGCCGGGGAGTTTCCATCATAATAACGTTGCCCTTGAGTGGAGGCACTTTCTTAATAAGGAGGAGATGTTCTGGGGGGCCAACGACACCTATTATACGCTACGTTATGAAATTATTTTCGATGTTCATCAGCAGACCGGCCATAAATTCTATTTTGACTTTCATCACGACTGGAATAATAAATGCAGCAGCGGTATTGAATTTTCAAAAACCATGTATGAACACAGCGGCATTTACAGCGAAGATATGCTGATGTTCTATACGTCAATTTATTTCTAAAAAGCTATATGAAAAAGACGGCAGAAAAAACCGGAAAAAACGACTTGTCCCAAGCATTGGTTGTGCTTCTTATTAGCGTCGTTATTTATCTTGTCCTGCGGACAGTATTCACCGCTTACGCCGAATATAAACCGATAGAAAAGGTTTTGGCGTTTGTTTTGTTATTTTCCGAGATGTATGTAATAATTCATTCTCTCGCCTATTTCGTCGGCATTTTTGTAATAAGCAGGGCAGACAAATCCGAACCTGCAAAAGCCGTCCTGACGGAATTTCCGCTGGTTGACATATTGATTCCGTCGAGGCACGAGCCAAGAGATATTTTGGAAAACACGGTTATAGCCTGTTATAATCTGGGCTACCCGGGGAAAATAATACATATCTTAGACGACTCGTCCGAGCAGAGTTATAAAGACGAGGCCGAGGAAATCGCAAAAAAATACGGCTGTAAACTATTCAGAAGACAGACAAGGCACGGAGCAAAGGCCGGAGTGGTAAACGACTGTCTCAAAACCTGCAGCGGAAAATACGTTGCCATATTCGATGTCGATCAAAACCCAATCGGCGGCTTTCTGGCAACACTAATTTCGATTCTCGAGGCAGATGACGGGCTTGCTCTTGTTCAAACGCCTCAGTATTACAGTAATTTGGATACCAATAAAGTTGCCTGCGGAGCCAATATGCAGCAGGCGATTTTTTACGAAAATATATGCGAGGCCAAAAGCCTTAACGGAGCTATGATGTGCTGCGGCACCAACGTCGTAATAAGACGGTCAGCGATTGACACAGTCGGAGGTTTTGACGAAAGCTCGGTAACTGAAGATTTCGCAACAACGCTGCAGTTGCACCTGGAGGGTTTTAAGACGCTATATTACAATCACGTGGGCACTTTCGGGCAGGGGCCACGGGGCATAGGCCCATATCTCGCACAGCAGAGCAGATGGTCTTTAGGTGTCACGGGAGTTTTAAAAAAGGTTCTGAAAAAGTTGTTCACGCAACCATCGACGATGCGCTTTATGCAATGGTGGGAATACGTTATCAGCAGCACATACTACCTTTCAAGCTGGGCGTTCCTGCTGCTGCTGTTTTGTCCGATTGTCTATCTTTTCTTCGGAGTGCCGTCGTTTTTTATGAATCCCGTGATTTACGGACTGGCGTTTGTTCCATATCTGCTGCTGTCAACAAATATATTTTATACAAGCATGAGAAGCCGCAACTATCGAATCAGAGATTTGCTGAAGGGGCAGGCGATGTTTTTTGTTTCGCTACCGATTTACTTAAAAAGCAGCGCTCTTGGGCTTTGCGGCATAAAAGGGAGTTTTAAGATAACGTCAAAAGCCGGCAGCAGCAGAATTTCATATTTAAGGCTCTGGCCGCAAATCACACTATGGCTGATTGCTCTTGCTGCTATTGTTTGGGGCATCAATTTGTTCGTATATACCGGCTCTGTCGCCGCAATTGTAAATACCGTATGGATAATTTA encodes:
- the queF gene encoding preQ(1) synthase: MDKKPELELFDNPSPQRDYWITIRCPEFTSVCPRTGQPDFGEITIEYCPDKLCIELKSLKFYMQSYRSKGIFYEALTNDILDDLSGSSRPRRMKVTSRFTPRGGITTEVIAEYKKDK
- the queC gene encoding 7-cyano-7-deazaguanine synthase QueC, which produces MKDKKAVILLSGGLDSTTTLAIARSEGYRCYGLTFRYGQRHGLEIEAAKKAAKFLGVIEHRCIDIDLAQFGGSALTDSAIEVPKDRDDLGKEGLIPPTYVPARNTVFLSYALAWAEALGAFDIFIGVNAVDYSGYPDCRGKFIRAFEKTANLGTAAAIEGKGKYKIHTPIINMTKSEIILTGTKLGVDYSLTHSCYDPDGRGSCGRCDSCRLRLKGFAEAGLKDPIRYAR
- a CDS encoding tetratricopeptide repeat protein; this encodes MGKYLREVVLCAAVLAVIAATTVMFHGTKSSLKDFTKGKKFFKQGRTMMALLHLNSASAAEPDNGEILLYLASTYDKLGRKEDVLKTLEALHEIDGKDLEVNKWLAGAYYGKNEFAKAEKLYQESLAEKYDTNSQMKLAEVQAWQKKYGKAVITLEQMIKQNPNNVRARKLLADIYIWNKKYDRAFDILTELHEKYPQDNSISLQYAMIFVERKDYSGAEELYRGILANDKNNAEAKLWLARLLSWEKEYDSALNIYTELIDANSEWITARREKARVLGWARRYEEAIAEYKKAVEADESIPATKYEMLSKYNLYNQFDKTAIENYKHWLDAEPNNLEASYDLGQVYAKQMQWDNAKKMYQLTLDNDGGHFRAKQALEKVNIYSNMMRLETGFKTFEADSSGRNMDKRYRGIFTSIKKPLNENTSVTIRQDNIWRNFRDYKQVYQQQFSVGVDYSQKPDFWAGANYTGSVYPEEKGLAHTFGGYFNFMPADPLTVGLSHQREQITDNSRTFLDKLYADNYKIRVDYKPTRRLAAGTDYTYSPYSDGNRKNAYGLDVGYYLALEPKSLKISYKYEQYGFKDKDGDYFSPGSFHHNNVALEWRHFLNKEEMFWGANDTYYTLRYEIIFDVHQQTGHKFYFDFHHDWNNKCSSGIEFSKTMYEHSGIYSEDMLMFYTSIYF
- a CDS encoding glycosyltransferase family 2 protein → MKKTAEKTGKNDLSQALVVLLISVVIYLVLRTVFTAYAEYKPIEKVLAFVLLFSEMYVIIHSLAYFVGIFVISRADKSEPAKAVLTEFPLVDILIPSRHEPRDILENTVIACYNLGYPGKIIHILDDSSEQSYKDEAEEIAKKYGCKLFRRQTRHGAKAGVVNDCLKTCSGKYVAIFDVDQNPIGGFLATLISILEADDGLALVQTPQYYSNLDTNKVACGANMQQAIFYENICEAKSLNGAMMCCGTNVVIRRSAIDTVGGFDESSVTEDFATTLQLHLEGFKTLYYNHVGTFGQGPRGIGPYLAQQSRWSLGVTGVLKKVLKKLFTQPSTMRFMQWWEYVISSTYYLSSWAFLLLLFCPIVYLFFGVPSFFMNPVIYGLAFVPYLLLSTNIFYTSMRSRNYRIRDLLKGQAMFFVSLPIYLKSSALGLCGIKGSFKITSKAGSSRISYLRLWPQITLWLIALAAIVWGINLFVYTGSVAAIVNTVWIIYYFAFSMSIFYFNEE